Proteins encoded together in one Desulfuromonas acetoxidans DSM 684 window:
- a CDS encoding EAL and GGDEF domain-containing protein yields MKSNRAGLKSVMTYRRVALMLAVLFCLFIGLAGLVSSMAREKQLEQALQQSFNLEQELITSMLSEALLRSDYVQVRKMLHDYFEKHPEYIAITLTSPNAFEIFSANRQGDSEKEFRSAKTQILVKNVNEGILELKKQDQVKTLEWLNHAGTVVVVVTVPLLFLALLVWVIVKKLGLDPLYFEAESQATSYEALFKQSKEAILILSESGDIEKMNPEALNLFHIQAERLPINLENLHMPESCLSVKEFVNTAREKGFCSDVVHLPARDLYLEVVASLMTVQGAQKIQFLLHDVSDVHRYKEKLESLSVELKNSLRTYQDLFNTVADGLVVRDVNGHFLMANQAFLSLLGYREEELIGTHCTKVCKDKNCERFAEILQGRTIVFKSTHTTRNGEKIPVEVNSTLVSFKGDTAVLSSVRDIRERLEKEEQLKQLMTVVENSNDGVLVTDVTGSIIAVNRAFCRISGYDEEDVLGKTPRMFQSGIHDKSFYQAMWNELAQYGQWQGEIWNRNKDGESYPEMLSIRALTDDAGTVYRYVGIFADLSNEKALEKKVLHLAQTDPLTGMANRVLFRDRLQQAIKHAQRHVTTLAVYSLGLDHFKKINDSLGHVIGDKILIEVAKRLKKCLRGEDSFCRHSGDEFTLMTYGGADAMDASTVATKILNAIRLPFIVDGSELFLTASIGIALFPRDSSDDLGLMQKAENAMHQSKKNGRDCFCYFSREFSQQAEQALHLTNMLHKALEKEELQLYYQPQVDLESRAIIAAEALLRWHNDEMGWISPAQMIPIAEESGLILPIGQWVLEQVAQQIRSHYETNKEWLPIAVNISVKQFITDDFIEMVMKIIDAHAIPARCLELELTESLMLADVELAVKKMGELHTLGVPLALDDFGTGYTSLAYLKRFPVNKIKLDRAFVTDIHHSKGDAALAKSLVAFTREMEFELIAEGIEEEIQGEYLKAMGFRYGQGYLYSRPLPKEEFSKLFTNQMLTA; encoded by the coding sequence ATGAAGAGTAATAGAGCTGGCTTAAAAAGCGTGATGACCTACCGGCGTGTGGCATTAATGCTGGCTGTTTTGTTTTGCCTGTTTATCGGGCTGGCAGGTCTTGTGTCATCCATGGCACGCGAAAAGCAATTGGAACAGGCTCTGCAACAGAGTTTCAACCTGGAACAGGAACTGATCACTTCGATGCTGAGCGAAGCATTGCTGCGCAGTGACTATGTTCAGGTTCGTAAAATGCTCCATGATTATTTTGAAAAGCATCCTGAATATATCGCAATAACCCTGACATCACCCAATGCGTTTGAAATTTTTTCAGCCAACCGGCAAGGGGATTCAGAGAAAGAATTTCGCAGTGCAAAAACGCAGATCCTGGTCAAAAATGTCAATGAAGGGATACTGGAGCTCAAAAAACAGGACCAGGTCAAGACTCTGGAGTGGCTGAATCATGCCGGAACCGTTGTTGTGGTCGTGACTGTTCCGCTGCTTTTTTTGGCGCTCCTTGTGTGGGTGATCGTTAAAAAGCTCGGTCTCGATCCGCTCTATTTTGAAGCGGAGAGTCAGGCCACATCCTATGAAGCCCTTTTTAAGCAAAGCAAAGAAGCGATACTGATCCTTTCTGAATCCGGTGACATTGAAAAAATGAATCCTGAGGCTTTAAACCTTTTCCATATCCAGGCGGAACGTTTGCCGATCAATCTTGAAAATCTTCATATGCCGGAAAGTTGTCTCTCGGTAAAAGAGTTTGTGAATACGGCCCGTGAGAAAGGTTTCTGTAGTGATGTGGTTCATTTGCCTGCCAGGGATTTATATCTTGAGGTTGTTGCCAGTCTTATGACGGTGCAGGGGGCGCAAAAGATTCAGTTTCTTCTCCACGATGTTTCTGATGTGCATCGTTATAAAGAAAAACTTGAGAGTTTAAGTGTTGAACTGAAGAACAGCCTGAGAACCTACCAGGACCTTTTTAACACTGTTGCTGACGGTTTGGTTGTGCGTGATGTTAACGGTCATTTTTTGATGGCTAATCAGGCATTTTTATCTTTACTTGGCTACCGGGAAGAGGAGCTGATTGGCACGCACTGCACCAAAGTTTGCAAAGATAAAAATTGTGAGCGTTTTGCAGAAATTCTGCAGGGCCGAACCATTGTGTTTAAAAGCACGCACACAACAAGGAATGGTGAAAAAATTCCTGTGGAAGTCAACAGTACCTTGGTCTCTTTCAAAGGGGACACCGCTGTCTTGAGTTCGGTGCGGGATATCCGTGAGCGTTTGGAAAAAGAGGAACAGCTCAAACAGCTCATGACCGTGGTCGAAAACAGCAATGACGGGGTTTTAGTTACTGACGTGACCGGTAGTATTATTGCTGTTAACAGGGCGTTCTGCAGGATTAGTGGTTACGATGAAGAGGATGTTCTGGGTAAAACTCCGCGCATGTTTCAATCCGGGATCCATGATAAGTCCTTTTATCAAGCCATGTGGAATGAACTGGCTCAATACGGTCAATGGCAGGGAGAGATCTGGAATCGCAACAAAGATGGGGAGAGCTATCCGGAAATGTTGTCGATTCGTGCCCTGACCGACGATGCCGGGACTGTTTATCGCTATGTCGGTATCTTCGCGGATCTGAGCAATGAAAAGGCGTTGGAGAAAAAAGTGCTTCATCTGGCTCAAACAGATCCACTGACCGGCATGGCCAACCGAGTTCTGTTTCGTGATCGACTCCAGCAGGCGATCAAGCATGCCCAGCGCCATGTGACGACTCTTGCTGTTTATTCTTTGGGGTTGGACCATTTTAAAAAAATCAATGACAGTCTTGGGCATGTTATTGGCGACAAGATCCTTATCGAAGTTGCCAAACGGCTAAAAAAATGTCTCAGAGGTGAAGACTCTTTCTGCCGCCACAGCGGCGATGAATTTACGTTGATGACCTATGGTGGCGCTGATGCCATGGATGCCTCTACAGTTGCGACTAAGATTCTCAACGCGATTCGACTTCCCTTTATCGTTGATGGGTCAGAACTCTTTTTGACCGCAAGTATCGGCATTGCCCTTTTTCCCAGAGACAGCAGTGACGATCTTGGACTCATGCAAAAAGCCGAAAACGCCATGCACCAATCCAAAAAAAATGGTCGTGATTGTTTCTGCTATTTTTCACGGGAGTTTTCTCAACAGGCGGAACAAGCGCTCCATCTAACCAACATGTTGCATAAAGCGCTTGAAAAAGAGGAGCTGCAGCTCTATTACCAGCCTCAAGTTGATCTTGAAAGCAGAGCAATTATTGCTGCAGAAGCCCTGCTTCGTTGGCACAATGACGAAATGGGCTGGATTTCCCCTGCGCAAATGATCCCGATTGCGGAAGAGAGCGGCTTGATCCTTCCGATTGGGCAGTGGGTGCTTGAGCAGGTTGCGCAACAGATTCGCAGTCACTATGAAACAAACAAAGAGTGGCTGCCGATTGCCGTGAACATTTCTGTGAAACAATTTATCACCGATGATTTTATTGAAATGGTCATGAAGATTATTGACGCGCACGCTATTCCTGCCAGATGTCTGGAACTTGAATTAACGGAAAGTTTGATGTTGGCCGATGTCGAGCTGGCGGTGAAAAAGATGGGTGAACTGCATACGTTGGGAGTGCCTCTGGCGCTGGATGATTTTGGTACCGGCTATACGTCGCTCGCTTACCTGAAACGATTCCCTGTCAATAAGATAAAGCTCGACCGTGCCTTTGTTACGGATATTCATCACAGCAAAGGTGACGCCGCATTGGCAAAATCATTGGTGGCTTTTACTCGCGAAATGGAATTCGAA